GTAGCTTAACGTGATAGAACAGCAGATCCAGCCTGTACTCCCTATCGCTCACCTCGATCGGATATTGGCTCCCGAGGAAGGCAAACCCTACACCCAGTTCCATCAAAAAGTCTTTGATATGGTCGATGAGCGCCCGTTCTAATGCCCTCTCCGATCGCTCGTCTCCTAGCGTTAAGAAGTCGAAGCAATAGGGGTCTTTCACAATCTGACTCACTAGATCAGACTGGGCGGGAGGTAAGGTCTGCTCGAAATTGGTGACAGCACTGCCCTGCCGTTGATACAGCCCGCTCTCAATTTGCAGTACTAGAACGTTGCGGCTCCAACCCTGCTCGATCGTCTTCTGGATATACCATAGCCGCTCCTGAGGGTCTTTCACTTTTTGTAGCAGAACACAATTATGGAACCAGGGAATTTGCGCAGCAAGCTGCTGCATAATTTGTTGGTCTGGGTAGGCTTCAGCGAAAGTCCGCATGTACTGAACGTTGCGGGCGGAAAATCCCTTTATCTCTGGAAATTCCTTCTGCAAGTCCTTCGCCAACCGATTTACAACTTTCGCGCCCCATCCCTGCTGCTGTTGCCGGGTTAAAATCTCCTGTCCAATCTGCCAGTAGAGCAGCACTAATTCTCGGTTCACTGCTAGGGCAGCCCGTACCTGAGCCGATCGAATCCGTTCTTTTAAGTCCTGGAGGAAGCGATCGTATTCGCCTCCACTTTTAAATAGTTCAGCCATTGCCAGAGTAATAAGACATCCAGTACCAAAACTTCGTCTTCACAAGGGAAACCTACGACTCGCGCTGCTGCTGTCGCTCTTGCAAAACTGTAATAAGGCTGGCGCGATCGCGTGCCGCTTGAGCCAGGATTTGAGCAATCGCCTCTTCGACAATCACTTCTTTATAAGGAGCGTTCGCCTTCCCCAGTTCAAGCTGAAGCTGAAGGTGAAAGGTATCTAGCTGCTGGAGGACGGCATCGCTAATTTGGAATGTGGCTTTGCGAATTGTTGACTTGTCAACTGGTTGACTGTCCGGCTGGTTGACTGGATCAGCTTTAGGGGCATCCAGAGTTGTTGGCTTGACAGCAACTTGACTGTATGGCTTTACAGCTTTATGACTGGTTAACTTGTTAGCTTCTTCGGCAGTTGGGTTTACAGCTGGTTGACTTGCTGACTGGTCAGCTTCCTGACCAGTTTCATTCTTAACTTCAGCTTCCTGACCAGTCAACAAGTCAGAAAGCTGAGCTGTGTTGCTATTGTCTTCTTGACTTTCTGGCTGGTCAACAAGTTGGCTTGTTTGCTTGCTATGTTGTTCAAAACCTGCCAACACCCGATCGGTTGGCGAAAGGGGGTCGTTATCGCTTAACCTTGCGCGTCTTGGTGCCATTGCTCTGAACTCCCGTGATTGTTGTAGCGATCGTCTGATAGGGTTTCACCAGTTTAGAATCGTCAGCGTAGATGTGTATCGGCTCCCCGGCAACGTTCGATTCTGGAAATTTGACAGACTTTGGAACTGGATCAAAGACAGGAATGTCCTTTAGGCGACTCTTGAGGGAAGTCAGCACATCCTGAGTCATAATGGTGTTCC
The sequence above is a segment of the Trichocoleus sp. genome. Coding sequences within it:
- a CDS encoding PDDEXK nuclease domain-containing protein; translated protein: MAELFKSGGEYDRFLQDLKERIRSAQVRAALAVNRELVLLYWQIGQEILTRQQQQGWGAKVVNRLAKDLQKEFPEIKGFSARNVQYMRTFAEAYPDQQIMQQLAAQIPWFHNCVLLQKVKDPQERLWYIQKTIEQGWSRNVLVLQIESGLYQRQGSAVTNFEQTLPPAQSDLVSQIVKDPYCFDFLTLGDERSERALERALIDHIKDFLMELGVGFAFLGSQYPIEVSDREYRLDLLFYHVKLHRYVVIDLKMGEFEPEFSGKMNFYVAAVDNLLRSPKDESTIGIILCKSKDKTTVEFALQGVQKPIGVATFQLNRELPESLKDSLPTAEQLEVELNAAIEEKADEL